The proteins below are encoded in one region of Anguilla anguilla isolate fAngAng1 chromosome 3, fAngAng1.pri, whole genome shotgun sequence:
- the LOC118223438 gene encoding guanine nucleotide-binding protein G(I)/G(S)/G(T) subunit beta-2-like, with protein MSELEQLRQEAEQLRNQIRDARKACGDSTLTQITAGLDPVGRIQMRTRRTLRGHLAKIYAMHWGTDSRLLVSASQDGKLIIWDSYTTNKMHAIPLRSSWVMTCAYAPSGNYVACGGLDNICSIYSLKTREGNVRVSRELPGHTGYLSCCRFVDDNQIITSSGDTTCALWDIETGQQTTVFSGHSGDVMSLSLSPDFRTFVSGACDASVKLWDIRDSMCRQTFTGHESDINAVCFFPNGSAFATGSDDATCRLFDLRADQELSLYSHDNIICGITSVAFSRSGRLLLAGYDDFNCNIWDAMKGDRAGVLAGHDNRVSCLGVTDDGMAVATGSWDSFLKIWN; from the exons ATGagtgagctggagcagctgcgcCAGGAGGCGGAGCAACTGAGGAACCAGATAAGA GATGCTAGGAAAGCTTGTGGGGACTCCACCCTGACGCAG aTCACCGCTGGTCTGGACCCTGTAGGGCGGATCCAGATGCGGACGCGGCGTACTCTTCGCGGACATCTGGCCAAGATCTACGCCATGCACTGGGGCACGGACTCCAG GCTGCTCGTCAGTGCCTCCCAGGATGGCAAACTGATCATCTGGGACAGTTACACCACTAACAAG ATGCATGCCATTCCGCTGCGCTCCTCCTGGGTGATGACGTGCGCGTACGCCCCCTCTGGGAATTACGTGGCCTGCGGGGGCCTGGACAACATCTGCTCCATCTACAGCCTGAAGACGCGCGAGGGCAACGTGAGGGTCAGCAGAGAGCTGCCGGGACACACAG gttacCTGTCCTGCTGCCGCTTCGTCGACGACAATCAGATCATCACAAGTTCGGGAGACACAACCTG tgcactctgggaCATCGAGACGGGCCAGCAGACCACGGTGTTCTCCGGCCACAGCGGCGACGTCATGagcctctcgctctcccccgaTTTCCGCACCTTCGTGTCCGGCGCGTGCGACGCCTCCGTCAAGCTCTGGGACATCAGGGACAGCATGTGCCGACAGACCTTCACCGGCCACGAGTCGGACATCAATGCCGTCTGC ttCTTCCCCAACGGCAGCGCTTTCGCCACTGGCTCGGACGATGCCACGTGCCGACTCTTCGACCTGCGGGCGGACCAGGAGCTCAGCCTCTACTCGCACGACAACATCATCTGCGGCATCACCTCCGTGGCCTTCTCCCGCTCCGGTCGGCTGCTGCTGGCCGGCTACGACGACTTCAACTGCAACATCTGGGACGCCATGAAAGGGGACCGTGCCG GAGTGCTGGCTGGCCATGACAACCGCGTGAGCTGCCTCGGGGTGACGGACGATGGGATGGCAGTTGCCACGGGCTCCTGGGACAGCTTCTTAAAGATCTGGAACTGA